A single Aspergillus puulaauensis MK2 DNA, chromosome 7, nearly complete sequence DNA region contains:
- the CLA4 gene encoding serine/threonine protein kinase CLA4 (COG:T;~EggNog:ENOG410PFNT;~InterPro:IPR000095,IPR008271,IPR011993,IPR001849, IPR033923,IPR000719,IPR011009,IPR036936;~PFAM:PF15413,PF07714,PF00069,PF00786;~go_function: GO:0004672 - protein kinase activity [Evidence IEA];~go_function: GO:0004674 - protein serine/threonine kinase activity [Evidence IEA];~go_function: GO:0005524 - ATP binding [Evidence IEA];~go_process: GO:0006468 - protein phosphorylation [Evidence IEA]), translating to MASSYGNGMYSADQFMNPGPAPRPPTDRPKLNLTASTSGVATSFGQMNIDSPSTPTTANLSLFPNTSSPSLVRTKTDQSGPTGYGVVKEGYVRCKEDKFLATWNQRFLILRESRLDFMKNEAGKVVLSIPLSAVTGVSRSEDTRMAFEIIRLANPKDATSKSALLTRDIPTKSLTCEVRTDEEIYDWIDKIYERCPGMGGVSNPTNFSHRVHVGFDPRTGAFVGLPPEWEKLLTSSAITKEDYKKNPQAVIEVLEFYSDIKMREQNPQYYAGLGNASGQAKSYGNNSVGSSIAPPRPPPPAPAQRLDSGQSYSSRSASSGHTPSKSGSDRATEQQQQLEKMKELADQERRRVEEDRRNRQREEEQNRLEQDTYNASLPKTRVPLAKQELGGYGGTEPSMNDRYKPSRPAPQAPGSARQPQDPSRQLTAQRPAPSPPTSGQRPGDYSSNGASRGPGSRYDDQSNAKYPPQDPRAQASAPRNQNNGKPQQAHGPPPSKLPAPVQPVKPLNIANKQAPKNNAPDGVRQAEAALTKKADPHKKEVRMSAMSENEVMDRLRSVVSKDNPNESYSKQRKIGQGASGSVYVARVKENATSGVARELYRQYGPRCQVAIKQMDLRSQPRKELIVNEIIVMKDSQHANIVNFLDSFLQEQSNELWVVMEFMEGGALTDVIDNNRVIQEDQIATICTETCKGLAHLHSQSIIHRDIKSDNVLLDRAGHVKITDFGFCAKLTETKNKRATMVGTPYWMAPEVVKQKEYGPKVDCWSLGIMAIEMIESEPPYLNEEPLKALYLIATNGTPRLKSPEKLSKELKSFLSVCLCVAVDSRATAQELLEHDFLKMGCSLASLAELLRWKKNTGQ from the exons ATGGCTTCCTCTTATGGAAA CGGCATGTATTCCGCAGACCAGTTTATGAATCCCGGCCCAGCCCCTCGCCCACCCACCGACCGTCCTAAACTTAACCTTACCGCAAGTACCTCCGGTGTAGCAACATCGTTTGGCCAGATGAACATTGATTCTCCAAGCACCCCGACGACCGCTAACCTGTCGCTGTtccccaacaccagcagcccATCTCTCGTTCGGACAAAGACAGATCAATCAGGACCGACAGGATATGGTGTTGTCAAAGAGGGATATGTACGCTGTAAAGAGGATAAATTCTTGGCTACATGGAATCAGCGATTCCTGATTCTTCGCGAGTCTCGCCTGGATTTTATGAAAAATGAGGCCGGCAAAGTGGTTCTCTCCATTCCCTTATCCGCAGTCACAGGCGTCTCTCGTTCGGAAGATACCCGGATGGCGTTTGAAATCATTCGTTTAGCCAACCCGAAAGATGCCACTTCCAAGTCGGCCTTACTTACTCGCGATATTCCCACAAAAAGCTTGACCTGTGAAGTCAGAACTGATGAAGAGATTTACGACTGGATCGACAAGATATACGAGCGCTGCCCCGGAATGGGTGGTGTGAGCAATCCCACAAACTTTAGCCACCGCGTTCACGTTGGTTTTGATCCGCGGACAGGGGCTTTTGTTGGTCTACCTCCAGAGTGGGAGAAGCTTTTGACTTCGTCCGCAATTACTAAAGAGGACTACAAAAAGAACCCGCAAGCTGTGATCGAGGTGCTCGAATTCTATTCTGACATCAAGATGCGTGAACAAAACCCACAATACTATGCCGGTCTGGGCAATGCATCTGGTCAGGCGAAATCATATGGCAACAATTCAGTAGGCAGCTCGATTGCCCCTCCAAGGCCACCCCCACCAGCCCCTGCGCAGCGTTTAGACAGTGGACAATCATACTCTAGCCGCTCTGCATCTTCTGGCCACACTCCGAGTAAATCTGGCTCAGATAGGGCTACcgaacagcaacaacaattaGAAAAGATGAAGGAATTGGCTGACCAGGAACGCCGACGAGTAGAGGAGGATCGCCGTAACAGACAGCGCGAAGAGGAGCAGAACCGACTTGAGCAGGATACCTACAACGCCTCTCTTCCCAAAACTCGTGTACCCCTCGCCAAACAAGAACTcggaggatatggaggaACTGAGCCATCAATGAATGACCGTTACAAGCCGAGCCGCCCTGCTCCGCAGGCCCCAGGCTCTGCCCGCCAGCCTCAAGATCCCTCCCGCCAATTAACAGCTCAACGACcggcaccatcaccaccaacttCAGGACAAAGGCCTGGAGACTATTCGTCCAATGGAGCATCGCGGGGCCCAGGGTCACGTTACGATGATCAATCCAATGCCAAATATCCTCcccaagatcctcgagctcAAGCCTCAGCACCTCGCAATCAGAACAATGGCAAGCCGCAACAGGCACACGGCCCTCCTCCCAGCAAACTTCCTGCTCCTGTACAGCCTGTAAAGCCTTTGAACATTGCCAACAAGCAAGCGCCTAAGAATAATGCCCCAGATGGCGTCCGACAGGCGGAAGCCGCTCTGACTAAGAAGGCTGATCCCCATAAGAAGGAGGTCCGCATGTCGGCTATGAGTGAAAATGAGGTCATGGATAGGCTGAGGTCCGTCGTGTCCAAAGACAACCCAAACGAATCTTACAGCAAGCAACGAAAAATTGGACAGGGTGCTTCTGGTTCCGTGTACGTTGCGCGGGTTAAAGAAAACGCGACTTCTGGCGTCGCTCGAGAGCTGTATCGTCAGTACGGCCCACGTTGTCAGGTTGCGATCAAGCAAATGGACTTGCGTAGTCAGCCTCGAAAGGAGCTGATCGTTAACGAGATTATTGTCATGAAGGACAGCCAGCATGCCAACATCGTTAACTTCTTAGACTCCTTCCTGCAAGAGCAGAGCAATGAACTTTGGGTTGTCATGGAGTTCATGGAGGGTGGGGCACTTACTGATGTTATTGACAATAACCGTGTGATCCAGGAAGACCAGATCGCTACAATCTGTACAGAG ACTTGCAAAGGATTGGCACACTTGCACAGCCAGAGTATCATTCATCGCGATATCAAGAGTGATAATGTTCTTCTTGACCGCGCTGGCCATGTTAAAATTA CGGATTTTGGGTTCTGTGCTAAGCTCACCGAAACTAAGAATAAGCGTGCTACAATGGTTGGTACTCCATACTGGATGGCACCTGAGGTGGTTAAGCAGAAGGAATACGGCCCTAAAGTTGACTGCTGGTCGTTGGGCATCATGGCTATTGAAATGATTGAGTCTGAGCCCCCGTACTTGAACGAGGAACCCCTCAAGGCCCTTTACTTGATCGCTACCAATGGTACTCCTCGACTCAAGTCTCCAGAGAAGCTCAGTAAGGAGCTTAAGTCTTTTCTCAGCGTCTGTTTGTGTGTGGCTGTGGACAGTCGTGCCACGGCACAGGAGTTGCTGGAACATGATTTCCTCAAGATGGGCTGCAGCCTCGCCAGTCTCGCAGAGTTGCTccgctggaagaagaacaccGGCCAGTAG